DNA from Candidatus Nitrospira nitrificans:
CCCATGTGTGCTGGTGCCGGTGAAGATGGGCTGATTGTTCAATTCCATATTGGCCGTTTGTTGGAGCTGCGCGAACAGTTGGCGTACTTCCTTCGCCCCGATCACCCGATCCGCCGCGCTGTTCGTGTCGTTACGAAACTGTACGGCAAGCTGTTGCACGCGGGACAACGACGTCATCGCGTTGCTCAGCGCCGTATCCGAAAGATCCAGCCTTGTCTGCCCGAATACAATATTGCGCTTCCGTTGCTCAATCGCGGCAAGCGAGGCCTTGTCCAATGCAATATGGTTGAAGGCGCTGGGATCGTCGGACGGCTGACGCACCAATTTTCCGGTCGACACCTGTTGCTGGAATTCCAAACCCCGCGCGCGCGCGCGGGCCAGATTATTCGTCAACACACCGAAGGTCTGTAACTCTGTCACCCGCATAGAGACCTCGACGCTAAGGTTTGATCGACAACAGCGTTTGGAACATTTCGTCAGTGAGGCGCACCAGCCGCGAGGCGGCTTCGAATCCTCGTTGGAACTTGATCAGATTCACCAGTTCCTCGTCCATCGAGACGCCGGACACTTGAGCGCGCAATGTCTCGATCTGGTCCTTCAAAATCTCCTTCGCTTCTTTTTCACGGTCAGCCGTTTGCGCAGCGACACCGAGCTCTGCCGCGACAGACCGATAGGCATCCTGCAAGCTCCCGTTTTCCAGACTCGCAAATCGCTGGTGCTGGAGCGCAACCAGCGAGAGCAGGTTGGTATTGTTGCCGGGAGTCCCCGTTCGCGTGGATGAAGCCGCAACAGACGACGGATTGGTGAGCGTGACCGCCAGATCGCGCGCGGCATGACTGTACGAATCCACCTCGAAGACGTCCCCGGCCGCAGCCGCGCCGGTCAACGTCACACTGAGACCGTCAAACGTCAACGTCGCCGGGCCTGCGTACGTGCCTGAGGCCGCCGTACTGAGACCGGCGCTCAAGCCAAGCGATGCTCGAGCTGTCCCTCCGGTCATGTCGACCGCCGATGCCGCGGTCGTGTCATTCGATGTCATGACCAATCGGTTGGTTGTGGCGTCATAGGTGACCGCCACGGTTTTACCCGCCGCTTGCAACGCTCCATCGGCATTGATTTTTGCTTGCACTTCCTGCGCGAGGGCCGAGCCGGAAGTATACGACAAGCCTGGACTCGCAGTGCCTGCGAGTGTGATGGTGCCGGAAGCCACCCCATCGACGGTCACGGTAAGTGTGTCATTCACACCCGTTACAATGGACAAGGGCGCATCGGTGGACGGTGCCGTGATCGCTGTGCCGGTATAGTTACCGCGAATTGTCGCGCCCGTCGTGGCATCCACGATGGAATAGGCCGTTGCGGAGGAAAAGCGGATCTCGTAATCGTGAAACGTGAGCAGACTGTTTGCGGCAATCGCACCGCCATTGATCGCGGCAACTCCCTGGTTGGCAGTCACGGCCCGCGCAGACACCGCCGCGGGATTAAAGAAGTCGAGCCCGGTTGATCCGTCGAGTCCATACCCTCGCCGATGAATCATATTCACGGCGTTCGCCAGTGTCGCCGAGAGCCGGTCGAATGAGGCGTTCAGATCGCGAACGGTGGTATCACGGACATCCAAGAGGCTGCGTAAGCGGCCGTTCGAGATCAGAGCATCGATGCTCAAGGGACGTGTACCCCCTGTGGAATACCCGATGGAAAACAGCCCCTCGTTGTCCGAATCCTCGATGGCATTCAACTGCCGAATGGTGGTTCCTTCCACCAATACCTGCCCGCGCGCCGCAAAAACCGTCAGCGCGCCCGTGCCGGACTCGACGGTCGTGATATCGATCCGCACCGCCAACTCATTCAGTGCGAGCTCGCGCTGATCACGGAGGTCATTGGCGTTCTGACCCGTCACCTCGGCCGTAACAATCTGGTTATTCAGCTCGGCGATTTGTTTCGACAGGCTGTTGATTTCCATGACCGTCTGCTGGACCTGAAAGTTCAATGATTGTCGCGCGGCGACCAGATCGGAAGATACCTGATTCAGACTCGAGGCCAACTGTCTCGCGTTGGCCAACAGCACCGAACGAGCCGCCAACCCTCCCGGATTGGTCGACACATCTTGCAAACCACGAAAAAAATCATTCATTCGCGCGGCAACACCTTGATTGTTACTGTCTCCAAACAAGTTTTGGAGTCGGAACAACTCCTCTCTCGACACCGATAGTCGTCCGAGATTCTGCTGGACGGTCGTAAGCTGCCGGTTGATGAATTGGTCTGTATAGCGCCTGATGGACGTGGCCTGCACGCCGGTCCCCACCATGCCAGGTTGGCCGTTCAGCGGCGGACGTTCGGTAAGCACGGCTTCCTGCCGGGAATAGCCGGGTGTATTCACGTTGGCGATGTTCTGTCCGGTCACCGTGAGGGCTTGCTGCGAGGTGACCAGTGCGCTTCTGGCGATATCGAAGAGAGACGAGAGACCAATCATGCTTAGCCTTGCTGATGAATGAGCACGTTGACGCGGCCTGTGCCGATCGCTTGTCCATCGGCTGCATACAGATCCTTGGCCGGGCACACAGGAGCACCGGTCGACAGCGCTTGATCCACCACGCCGCGAATCCCCTCGATGAGCACCACGTTCTGTCCGATCTCGTCACGGACGGTCTTGGCCACCGTCATGTAACTTCGGTAGACGGCTCGCACGTCGTCTGATGAGGGGTCTTGGACATGGTCGATGAGTTCATGAATCGAGACGGTTCCCGGATGCAGACCATAGCGCCTCGCTAGGTCTTGAACGAGCTGCTGTCGTTCATCGGCAAGAGATTGCAACGATTCTAGAATCGACAGTCGACGGCAATTGATGGCATGAAACTCCGTAATCGCAAGCGTTCGAATAGCGGCTCGTTCAGTGTGGACCGTTTCAAGCAGCTGACGGCACGTGGCCTCTTCTTGGCGCAACAAGCGGCATAGTTGGGTGATCGCTGGGGGGAACGTGGACATACAGACTCCTTCTGACCGTACACATGCGCTGCGTTCCGCCATCCATCCCTTGCCCTCTTTCCCGAAGGGACCAGGACAAAAGGGACCACGGCGAGTGAAGATTCAGGAGCCTGAGCAGATGGATCTTACAGTATGGCGTCGGTTAGAACTTGCTTGACGATGGCATCTCCGACGGCGCGACCGCTGACGTCATACGTGCCGCTGTCAAGGGCACGCCTCACACGCTCCACCTGTTCAGCCCGTCCAGGATCAGGCTGATTGGCCAACTCCCGAATCCGATGAAGTTCCTTCGCTTGGGCCGAAATCTGAACCTCATCCTTACCCACCGGGGTGCGGGCAGCCGCCTGTCGACCGCCGGTCCCCTCGGTTTCCTGAACCCCAAGCAACAGCTTGGCAAGATGATCGACCTTCCCATGACCTGAAATCTGCATGTTGCCGCTCCTTCTCCCGGCTTCTCCTCTCCCAGCGACCAGGCTGAGAGAATTATGGACTTTACCCCGGTCGAGCCTCTTATCGGTTTTTACTCAGAAGAACTTGAGTGTTCCAAGGGAGATGATGAAAAATATTGTTGCGCATACTCCTGCACCATCTTGGCAATGCCTATCCCCCCAGATTCAGCCGCCCGTTTCCCGATCTCCTCGTCATAAAATGAGTAAAAATACGCCCCTTGCTTATTGGTGACGGTGCCCTCTGGAACCGTCTCCCTCATAACCTTCAGTAAATACGAGACAAAGTAGGCTTCGAACTGCCGCCCAGCTTGGACCATTTGTTGACGCGCCTCGGCAGGGTCCTGCGATTTCGAAGCAGTCGCCTGAGAAACAAGATGACCAACGCGCCCGGTCAATCCAGGATCCACATATCCTGGCGCAGATAACCCGGAATGGATTCCGTATGGTTCAGTAGTTTTCATATCTCGTGCATCTAAATGATTTCGAGGTTTGCTTGCAGCGCTCCTGCCGACCGCAGAGCCGAGAGGATTGCGACAAGGTCGCGCGGCGTCACCCCCACTGCATTGAGAGCCCGCACGACCTCTCCCAATGTCACCGTCTCATCCACGACCAAAAGCCGCGATTCTTGCTCCTTGACCTCCGTCTGCACATCGGGGGTCACGGTCGTCTGGCCTGCGGACGAACCGATAAGCGGCGCCGGCGGCTGCGACACGTTCAACGTGTTTTTCACTGAGATCGTGAGATTGCCATGAGAAATCGCGCACGTGGAGATCCGCACATGTTCTCCCAGCACGACTGTGCCGGTCCGTTCATTGACGACGACCTTGGCGATTGAATCGACGGTCACGTCAAGCCCCTCGAT
Protein-coding regions in this window:
- a CDS encoding rod-binding protein; the encoded protein is MKTTEPYGIHSGLSAPGYVDPGLTGRVGHLVSQATASKSQDPAEARQQMVQAGRQFEAYFVSYLLKVMRETVPEGTVTNKQGAYFYSFYDEEIGKRAAESGGIGIAKMVQEYAQQYFSSSPLEHSSSSE
- the flgK gene encoding flagellar hook-associated protein FlgK; the encoded protein is MIGLSSLFDIARSALVTSQQALTVTGQNIANVNTPGYSRQEAVLTERPPLNGQPGMVGTGVQATSIRRYTDQFINRQLTTVQQNLGRLSVSREELFRLQNLFGDSNNQGVAARMNDFFRGLQDVSTNPGGLAARSVLLANARQLASSLNQVSSDLVAARQSLNFQVQQTVMEINSLSKQIAELNNQIVTAEVTGQNANDLRDQRELALNELAVRIDITTVESGTGALTVFAARGQVLVEGTTIRQLNAIEDSDNEGLFSIGYSTGGTRPLSIDALISNGRLRSLLDVRDTTVRDLNASFDRLSATLANAVNMIHRRGYGLDGSTGLDFFNPAAVSARAVTANQGVAAINGGAIAANSLLTFHDYEIRFSSATAYSIVDATTGATIRGNYTGTAITAPSTDAPLSIVTGVNDTLTVTVDGVASGTITLAGTASPGLSYTSGSALAQEVQAKINADGALQAAGKTVAVTYDATTNRLVMTSNDTTAASAVDMTGGTARASLGLSAGLSTAASGTYAGPATLTFDGLSVTLTGAAAAGDVFEVDSYSHAARDLAVTLTNPSSVAASSTRTGTPGNNTNLLSLVALQHQRFASLENGSLQDAYRSVAAELGVAAQTADREKEAKEILKDQIETLRAQVSGVSMDEELVNLIKFQRGFEAASRLVRLTDEMFQTLLSIKP
- a CDS encoding flagellar biosynthesis anti-sigma factor FlgM → MQISGHGKVDHLAKLLLGVQETEGTGGRQAAARTPVGKDEVQISAQAKELHRIRELANQPDPGRAEQVERVRRALDSGTYDVSGRAVGDAIVKQVLTDAIL
- the flgN gene encoding flagellar export chaperone FlgN, encoding MSTFPPAITQLCRLLRQEEATCRQLLETVHTERAAIRTLAITEFHAINCRRLSILESLQSLADERQQLVQDLARRYGLHPGTVSIHELIDHVQDPSSDDVRAVYRSYMTVAKTVRDEIGQNVVLIEGIRGVVDQALSTGAPVCPAKDLYAADGQAIGTGRVNVLIHQQG